A genome region from Labilibaculum antarcticum includes the following:
- a CDS encoding PAS domain-containing hybrid sensor histidine kinase/response regulator codes for MHRLLKRQVRKYLSAEDESKFKDFLKAVDEAYVDYDMDLKQTENILENCSIELFTLNNDLRKVVVNKTKEVEVTSSKMESIVNSISEVIFQTNFSGEWLYLNSAWNKITGFVIEKSLNSNVFEFIHPDDAENCMVILRDLIESKRNFVFIELRLVTISGSYKWCEATIRVTRDSDGKRNGFTGTLKDITSRKRLEEEKKKTEEKFKLIFEKSSVAYLIIKESRFIECNQACLDLYGVRKREDFIGKYVKDFSPEYQPDGELSFDKAKERIEECKIKGYSKFDWMHVRENGTEFPVEVALNTVPLMDGNVLFVVLNDLSERKRVEQELIIAKEKAEEATSVKAQFLSTMSHEIRTPMNAVIGVTHLLSEDNPREDQIQNINILKLSADNLMTLINDVLDFSKIEAGRVNLESIDFNFRNLVKNIVSGFEIKSREKGLDFIVDIDPKIPSYLIGDPNRISQIINNLCGNAVKFTDSGNVQVLVSYQEKCDDKVKLKFEIKDTGVGIPEDKQDQIFQSFSQADSNTTRLYGGTGLGLTISKKLIEIMGGFINVISDLEFGTTFCFELSLMISHKSKPKLDLSIDTYRNTAKIKGLHILLVEDNEMNILILKQFLKKWGITYEIAMNGQVALGKVQSGNFDMVLMDLQMPILDGYQATQSIRSLADDKFREIPILAITASAFNDIRKRVLEAGMNDYITKPINPEELFRKIEKHMN; via the coding sequence ATGCATAGATTATTGAAAAGGCAAGTTCGGAAGTATTTATCTGCGGAGGATGAAAGTAAATTTAAGGACTTTCTGAAAGCTGTCGATGAGGCCTATGTGGATTATGATATGGATTTAAAACAGACTGAAAACATCTTGGAAAATTGTTCGATTGAACTTTTTACCTTAAATAATGACCTGCGTAAAGTTGTTGTCAATAAGACCAAGGAGGTTGAAGTTACGTCTTCCAAAATGGAATCAATAGTAAATAGTATTTCAGAGGTAATTTTTCAAACTAATTTTTCTGGAGAATGGTTGTACCTAAATTCGGCATGGAATAAAATTACTGGTTTTGTTATTGAGAAAAGTCTAAATAGTAATGTTTTTGAGTTCATACATCCAGATGATGCAGAAAATTGTATGGTAATTCTGAGGGATTTAATTGAAAGCAAAAGGAATTTTGTATTTATTGAACTTAGGCTAGTAACTATAAGTGGAAGTTATAAGTGGTGCGAAGCAACAATTCGAGTAACAAGAGATTCTGATGGGAAAAGAAATGGTTTTACCGGAACATTAAAAGATATTACGTCAAGGAAAAGACTCGAGGAAGAGAAGAAAAAAACAGAAGAAAAATTCAAATTGATATTTGAAAAATCTTCTGTTGCATACTTAATCATAAAAGAATCCCGATTTATAGAATGCAATCAGGCTTGTTTGGATTTATATGGTGTAAGAAAAAGGGAAGATTTTATTGGCAAATATGTAAAAGATTTTTCTCCTGAATACCAACCCGATGGAGAATTGTCTTTCGACAAAGCAAAAGAGCGCATTGAAGAATGTAAGATCAAAGGCTATTCAAAGTTCGATTGGATGCATGTAAGAGAGAATGGAACAGAATTCCCTGTTGAGGTTGCTTTAAATACAGTGCCTTTAATGGATGGAAATGTTTTGTTTGTAGTGTTAAACGACTTATCAGAAAGAAAAAGGGTAGAGCAAGAATTAATCATTGCAAAAGAAAAAGCAGAGGAAGCAACTTCGGTTAAAGCACAGTTTTTATCGACAATGTCACACGAAATTCGAACTCCGATGAATGCTGTTATTGGAGTCACTCATTTGTTGTCAGAGGATAATCCAAGAGAAGATCAAATTCAGAATATCAATATATTGAAATTGTCAGCAGATAATTTAATGACTTTAATCAATGATGTTTTAGACTTTAGTAAGATTGAAGCTGGTCGGGTTAATCTTGAATCGATCGATTTTAATTTTAGAAATTTAGTAAAGAATATCGTTTCTGGTTTTGAGATTAAATCAAGAGAAAAGGGACTGGATTTTATCGTAGACATTGATCCTAAAATACCGTCCTATTTAATTGGAGATCCAAATCGTATATCGCAAATTATTAATAACTTATGCGGCAACGCAGTTAAGTTTACAGATTCAGGAAATGTTCAGGTTTTGGTGAGTTATCAAGAGAAATGTGATGATAAGGTTAAATTGAAATTTGAAATAAAAGATACAGGGGTCGGAATTCCTGAGGATAAGCAAGATCAAATTTTTCAGTCTTTTTCTCAGGCTGATTCAAATACTACCAGACTATACGGAGGAACAGGTTTGGGTCTAACCATCTCAAAAAAGTTAATTGAGATTATGGGGGGCTTTATTAATGTGATAAGTGATCTTGAATTTGGAACTACTTTCTGTTTTGAGCTGAGTTTGATGATTAGCCATAAGTCAAAGCCAAAATTAGATTTATCCATTGATACTTACCGAAATACAGCTAAAATTAAGGGCTTGCATATTTTGTTAGTTGAAGATAATGAGATGAATATTTTAATTCTGAAGCAGTTTTTGAAAAAGTGGGGAATTACTTACGAAATTGCCATGAATGGTCAGGTAGCTTTAGGAAAAGTTCAGTCTGGTAATTTTGATATGGTGCTAATGGATTTGCAGATGCCAATATTGGATGGTTATCAAGCGACACAAAGTATTAGAAGTCTTGCTGACGATAAGTTTAGAGAGATCCCGATATTAGCCATTACTGCCTCGGCATTTAATGATATTCGTAAAAGAGTTTTGGAAGCAGGTATGAATGATTATATCACCAAACCGATAAATCCAGAAGAGCTGTTCCGTAAAATTGAAAAACACATGAACTAA
- a CDS encoding transglycosylase domain-containing protein encodes MTKTKKPSKGVTTSQKKTNKKMNSSKPSFSHYLIRLIGFGVLLSLLVVGILLGSVYIGLWGKLPDYATLKSIKNANASEIYSEDGVILGRVYAENRTDVNFKDISPDAINALIATEDVRFYEHQGVDQRSLLRVLVKSLVLRDKSSGGGSTLSQQLSKNLYPRRNFGLLSMPVNKTKEVITASRLEKIYSKKDILQLYLNTVSFGEKVFGIESASRQFFSKPASKLEIHECAVLIGMLKAPTFYNPRLHPERSKQRRNIVLSQMAKYEFIPKHKLKELQARPLLIHYQKQSTQAGLASYLREKIRTETNKILKDYPKEDGTYYDIYRDGLNIITTIDARMQTDAEKAVAEHMKNLQALFSQHWGNKNPWGNNIDVIEDAKVRSEHYKSLKQKGKSAKEINKIFNEKVSMKIFTWNGDKEVKMSPLDSIKHYVQLLKTGFLAMEPKSGKIKAWVGGINFDHFKYDHVKSKRQVGSVFKPIVYASALQEGVSPFDYLPNERKVYEEYDNWSPRNADNLYEGSYSMEGALAESVNTIAVDVLLETGIRNTIVLAEEMGIESSLPKVPSLALGTANISLYEMIQVYATLANRGEHTDPYYISKIENNKGNLIVDFTINREENRYVLSPENADIINHMLQAVVNDGTGKSLRSVYGLKGELAGKTGTTQVQADGWYIGYNSNLVAGAWVGADDMRIHFNSLSLGQGASMALPIYGKFMNKLSTNRNFNRYTNSPIPKPHADVLADLDIPHYLPPESNFFEYLFGVKATDQEKLMKRKARKDKRETEKKSIYQKIKNIFKRKN; translated from the coding sequence ATGACAAAAACAAAAAAACCTTCCAAAGGAGTAACTACTTCACAAAAGAAAACGAACAAAAAAATGAACTCCTCAAAACCTTCATTTTCACACTATTTGATCCGACTTATTGGTTTTGGCGTACTTCTATCCCTGTTAGTTGTCGGTATCCTATTGGGTAGTGTTTACATTGGCTTATGGGGTAAATTACCTGATTACGCTACCTTAAAAAGCATTAAAAATGCAAATGCATCGGAAATTTACTCTGAAGATGGGGTTATATTGGGAAGAGTTTATGCTGAAAACCGAACCGATGTAAATTTCAAAGATATTTCTCCTGATGCCATCAATGCGCTAATTGCTACCGAAGATGTTCGTTTTTATGAGCATCAGGGAGTCGATCAAAGAAGCCTTTTACGCGTGCTGGTAAAGTCTTTAGTTTTGCGAGATAAAAGTTCAGGAGGAGGAAGTACCCTGAGTCAGCAATTATCAAAAAACCTTTATCCAAGAAGGAATTTTGGTCTTTTAAGCATGCCTGTAAACAAAACAAAAGAGGTTATAACTGCATCCCGTCTGGAAAAAATCTATTCGAAAAAGGATATTCTTCAACTCTATTTAAATACAGTGTCGTTTGGCGAGAAAGTTTTTGGAATTGAAAGTGCATCCCGTCAATTCTTTAGCAAACCAGCATCAAAACTGGAGATCCATGAATGTGCCGTATTAATTGGCATGTTAAAAGCTCCAACATTCTACAACCCAAGACTTCATCCCGAAAGATCAAAACAACGAAGAAATATTGTTTTGAGTCAAATGGCTAAATATGAATTTATTCCCAAGCATAAATTAAAAGAACTTCAAGCTCGGCCATTACTAATTCACTATCAAAAGCAATCAACACAAGCTGGTTTAGCCTCTTATTTGCGAGAAAAAATAAGAACTGAAACAAATAAGATACTAAAAGACTATCCTAAAGAAGATGGAACTTACTATGATATCTATCGTGATGGATTAAATATCATTACCACGATTGATGCGAGAATGCAAACGGATGCCGAAAAGGCAGTTGCAGAGCACATGAAAAATCTGCAGGCCCTATTCAGTCAACATTGGGGCAATAAAAATCCATGGGGAAATAATATTGACGTAATAGAAGATGCTAAAGTACGCTCTGAACATTACAAATCATTAAAGCAAAAAGGAAAATCAGCAAAGGAAATTAATAAAATATTTAATGAGAAGGTGAGTATGAAAATTTTCACCTGGAATGGTGACAAGGAAGTGAAAATGTCTCCCCTCGACTCAATAAAACACTATGTACAACTATTAAAAACTGGTTTTTTAGCCATGGAGCCTAAAAGTGGAAAAATTAAAGCTTGGGTTGGCGGTATTAATTTCGATCATTTTAAATATGATCATGTAAAATCCAAACGCCAGGTTGGATCGGTATTTAAGCCAATTGTTTATGCTTCTGCTTTGCAAGAAGGAGTTTCTCCTTTCGATTATCTACCTAATGAACGCAAGGTTTACGAAGAATATGACAATTGGTCGCCACGAAATGCAGATAATTTATACGAAGGAAGTTACAGTATGGAAGGAGCTTTGGCTGAATCGGTAAATACCATCGCTGTAGACGTTCTTCTGGAAACCGGAATTCGAAATACAATTGTACTGGCTGAAGAAATGGGAATTGAAAGTAGTTTACCCAAGGTACCATCTCTGGCCTTGGGAACCGCAAATATTTCTTTGTATGAAATGATTCAGGTGTATGCCACTTTAGCCAACAGAGGTGAACATACGGATCCTTATTACATTTCCAAAATCGAAAATAACAAGGGCAATTTAATTGTGGACTTTACTATCAACAGAGAAGAAAACAGGTATGTGTTATCGCCTGAAAATGCTGACATTATTAATCATATGCTTCAGGCTGTAGTTAATGATGGTACGGGGAAATCTCTTCGTTCAGTTTATGGATTAAAAGGAGAATTAGCCGGAAAAACAGGAACAACACAAGTACAAGCCGATGGCTGGTATATTGGTTATAATTCCAATTTAGTAGCAGGTGCATGGGTTGGAGCCGATGATATGCGTATCCATTTCAACTCCTTGAGTTTGGGACAAGGAGCTAGCATGGCTTTACCTATTTATGGTAAATTTATGAATAAATTAAGTACAAATAGAAACTTTAACCGCTACACAAATTCACCAATCCCAAAACCACACGCTGATGTTTTAGCTGATCTGGATATACCTCATTATTTACCCCCCGAATCTAACTTTTTCGAATATCTATTTGGAGTTAAGGCAACTGACCAAGAAAAATTAATGAAACGAAAAGCAAGAAAAGATAAACGAGAGACTGAAAAAAAATCAATCTATCAGAAAATTAAAAACATATTTAAGCGTAAAAACTAG
- a CDS encoding FIST signal transduction protein yields MEIQKVIIRSKGEFSKINKITLKPDLLFVFGEGELLVEKEFNSVIKNSFPDSLVFGCSSSGEISGLEVFENSISITAIKFSSTKLKLESVDLTKYKNSIECGEGLCEKFPVKDLKHLMVLSDGININGSHLIEGIQKILPKEVAITGGLAGDGVRFSKTLVFNKDGEAKSNCVCGLGFYGDSLTVGYGTNGGWENFGIERMVTKSKDNVLYELDNQPALILYKQFLGERAKDLPVSGMSFPLSCRVGDSQNAFVRTVHGINEEDQSLLFGGNIPEGAIVKLMKANVDRLILGAQLSAKASTDMINKGESELAILISCVGRKLVLKQLVEEEIEAVGDIIGDQASITGFYSYGEISPFEEDGACFLHNQTMTITTFSEK; encoded by the coding sequence ATGGAGATACAAAAAGTAATCATAAGGTCTAAGGGTGAGTTTTCTAAAATAAATAAAATTACGCTTAAGCCAGATTTACTATTCGTTTTTGGCGAGGGTGAATTATTGGTTGAAAAAGAATTCAATTCTGTAATAAAGAATTCTTTTCCAGACTCCTTGGTTTTTGGATGTTCAAGCTCTGGAGAAATATCAGGATTAGAAGTATTCGAAAATAGTATTTCTATTACTGCGATTAAATTCTCTTCAACAAAACTTAAATTAGAATCTGTTGATCTTACAAAATATAAGAATAGCATAGAATGTGGTGAAGGATTGTGTGAGAAATTTCCTGTTAAAGATTTAAAGCATTTAATGGTTTTGTCGGATGGTATTAATATTAATGGATCACATCTTATTGAAGGAATTCAGAAAATATTACCGAAGGAAGTTGCAATAACTGGTGGGTTAGCTGGCGATGGTGTCCGATTTTCGAAGACTCTTGTATTTAATAAAGACGGTGAGGCAAAATCAAATTGTGTTTGTGGTTTAGGGTTTTATGGCGATTCTCTCACTGTAGGATACGGAACAAATGGAGGATGGGAGAATTTTGGCATTGAACGTATGGTGACAAAATCGAAAGATAATGTATTGTACGAATTGGATAATCAACCAGCACTTATATTATACAAACAATTTTTGGGTGAACGGGCAAAAGACTTACCCGTATCAGGTATGTCATTCCCTTTAAGTTGCCGGGTGGGCGACTCGCAAAATGCTTTTGTGCGAACGGTGCATGGCATAAATGAGGAAGATCAAAGCCTTTTATTTGGTGGCAATATTCCTGAAGGGGCAATTGTCAAATTGATGAAAGCAAATGTGGACCGACTTATTCTAGGTGCTCAATTATCGGCTAAGGCAAGTACTGATATGATTAATAAGGGCGAGTCGGAATTGGCAATTTTAATTAGTTGTGTTGGTCGCAAATTAGTTCTTAAGCAGTTGGTTGAAGAAGAAATAGAAGCTGTTGGTGATATTATAGGTGATCAGGCAAGCATTACTGGATTTTACTCCTATGGGGAAATCTCACCTTTTGAAGAAGATGGTGCTTGTTTTCTTCATAATCAAACCATGACCATTACTACCTTTTCAGAAAAATAA
- the truA gene encoding tRNA pseudouridine(38-40) synthase TruA yields the protein MRYFFHIGYKGTEYRGWQRQNNVISVQEVLEDNLSKLLKEKVICIGCGRTDAGVHSSQYFFHINTDKVWTDNLLFPLNKILPYDISVYDVFEVDPSHHAQTSAKERTYNYFIHTKKNPFLNKISSLYSIKPDVTKMAQAASLLLKYTDFRSICKSPDSHNHTLCTIYSIQFFTDAAKANFRLQITANRFLRGMIRILVHELIEVGTGKKSIDQFEEMIQNKIPSQFLNLAYPQGLYLSQVKYPFINTTPIDDFCPLLKMNQWIEIENV from the coding sequence GTGAGGTACTTTTTTCATATCGGGTACAAAGGAACCGAATACAGAGGTTGGCAACGCCAAAATAATGTTATCAGTGTACAGGAAGTTCTGGAAGACAATTTATCTAAATTATTAAAGGAAAAAGTGATTTGTATTGGCTGTGGCAGAACGGATGCAGGCGTGCACTCCTCTCAGTACTTTTTTCACATCAATACCGATAAAGTATGGACCGATAACTTACTATTTCCTTTGAATAAGATTCTTCCATATGACATTTCTGTTTACGATGTTTTTGAAGTTGACCCCAGCCATCACGCACAGACAAGTGCAAAAGAAAGAACATACAATTATTTCATACACACAAAAAAGAATCCTTTTTTAAATAAAATAAGCTCGCTGTACTCTATAAAACCAGATGTAACAAAAATGGCGCAGGCAGCATCCCTACTATTAAAATATACCGATTTCAGATCCATTTGTAAATCACCAGACAGTCATAACCACACTCTATGTACTATCTACTCGATACAATTCTTTACGGATGCTGCAAAAGCTAATTTTCGACTGCAGATAACTGCCAATCGATTTTTAAGGGGAATGATTCGAATTCTTGTGCACGAACTAATTGAAGTTGGAACAGGGAAAAAAAGTATTGACCAATTTGAGGAGATGATTCAAAATAAAATTCCTTCTCAATTTTTAAATTTAGCCTATCCACAAGGCTTGTATTTATCTCAGGTAAAATATCCTTTCATAAATACGACTCCAATCGACGATTTTTGTCCTCTGTTAAAAATGAATCAATGGATAGAAATTGAAAACGTCTAA